In the Gemmatimonadaceae bacterium genome, one interval contains:
- the coxB gene encoding cytochrome c oxidase subunit II, whose product MLYGAGCATPLSTFSHASDAAERTATLSWLMVAVSTAIFILVCVVMVAAIARGKGSERGIVGLEERGRGWLLWGGLVLPVVVLSLVSVIAVRVMRQRIPAENAVTILVTGHQWWWQLDYDLGSAQTRFRTANELHVPVGRPVLLKLTTSDVIHSFWVPSLAGKMDLLPGDTNELRVEARRAGTFTGACAEYCGAQHAHMAITVVAEDSASFARWVTAEAAPSVSSLDSTAAAGQQLFTKGVCATCHTVRGTDARGPVGPDLTHVGSRLTIAAGSLTNSFGAIEGWIADPQAIKPGAAMPTLNAYSGPELRALAAYVANLR is encoded by the coding sequence TTGCTCTACGGGGCGGGCTGCGCGACGCCGCTCAGCACGTTCTCGCACGCCAGCGACGCGGCCGAGCGAACGGCGACCCTCTCGTGGCTCATGGTGGCGGTGTCGACCGCGATCTTCATCCTCGTTTGCGTCGTGATGGTCGCGGCGATCGCGCGCGGAAAGGGCAGCGAGCGAGGGATCGTGGGTCTCGAAGAGCGCGGACGCGGCTGGCTCCTCTGGGGTGGACTCGTGCTCCCCGTCGTCGTGCTCTCTCTCGTGTCGGTCATCGCCGTGCGCGTCATGCGTCAGCGAATTCCCGCAGAGAACGCGGTCACCATCCTCGTGACCGGCCATCAGTGGTGGTGGCAGTTGGACTACGACCTGGGCTCCGCTCAAACGCGTTTTCGTACGGCCAACGAGCTCCACGTTCCCGTCGGCCGCCCGGTCCTCCTGAAGCTGACGACGAGCGACGTGATTCACAGTTTCTGGGTTCCGTCGCTCGCCGGGAAGATGGATCTCCTCCCTGGCGACACGAACGAGCTGAGGGTCGAGGCACGCCGAGCCGGAACGTTCACCGGCGCGTGCGCGGAGTACTGCGGCGCGCAGCACGCGCACATGGCGATCACGGTGGTCGCTGAAGATTCGGCATCGTTCGCTCGTTGGGTAACGGCCGAGGCCGCGCCAAGTGTTTCGAGTCTGGACTCGACCGCCGCGGCGGGCCAGCAGCTGTTCACGAAGGGTGTGTGTGCGACGTGTCATACGGTTCGCGGCACCGACGCGCGTGGGCCGGTCGGCCCCGATCTCACGCACGTTGGAAGTCGACTGACGATCGCCGCCGGCTCGCTGACGAACTCCTTCGGCGCGATCGAGGGATGGATCGCCGATCCGCAGGCCATCAAGCCCGGGGCGGCGATGCCGACGCTCAACGCGTACAGCGGGCCCGAGTTGCGCGCGCTCGCGGCCTACGTGGCGAATCTTCGTTGA
- a CDS encoding cytochrome c3 family protein, which yields MPALFPWWTNSLARASLLVAALLVVGLPVALMAWVRTPFATGEGGMVAQPVPFDHRVHAHSLRVDCRFCHASVELAATAGVPPTTACVGCHTKALQESPTFAPVRASLASGRPIPWRRVNALPDFVYFDHSIHVAKGVGCESCHGRVDEMAQVSQATPLSMGWCVSCHRNPVASLRPRDEITTMGWLETHTARSRDSIGARLMHTNGVLSLTSCSTCHR from the coding sequence ATGCCAGCGCTTTTTCCGTGGTGGACGAACTCCCTCGCGCGAGCATCGTTGCTCGTGGCTGCGCTGCTCGTGGTGGGACTTCCGGTGGCGCTGATGGCGTGGGTGCGCACGCCATTCGCGACCGGTGAGGGGGGGATGGTTGCCCAGCCGGTGCCCTTCGACCATCGCGTACACGCGCACTCGCTTCGCGTCGACTGCCGGTTTTGCCACGCGTCGGTCGAGCTCGCGGCGACGGCCGGTGTTCCTCCGACGACGGCGTGCGTCGGCTGCCACACCAAAGCGCTCCAGGAGTCTCCGACGTTCGCGCCCGTGCGAGCGAGTCTCGCGTCGGGCCGGCCGATCCCGTGGCGGCGCGTGAACGCGTTGCCGGACTTCGTGTACTTCGACCATTCGATCCACGTCGCCAAGGGCGTCGGATGCGAGTCGTGTCATGGACGCGTCGACGAAATGGCGCAGGTGTCGCAAGCGACGCCGTTGTCGATGGGATGGTGCGTCAGCTGCCATCGGAATCCGGTGGCGAGCCTGCGGCCGCGCGACGAAATCACGACGATGGGCTGGCTCGAAACGCACACCGCGCGATCTCGCGACTCGATCGGCGCGCGCCTGATGCACACGAACGGCGTATTGAGCCTCACGAGTTGTTCCACGTGCCACCGATGA